From Amycolatopsis sp. cg9, one genomic window encodes:
- a CDS encoding polyprenyl synthetase family protein, which yields MPSPAPGAGSLPAAPGGALEDLRASVGLRIADEALLRAIAGGLADVEKLLREVVRSDVQAVNDAALHLVEAGGKRFRPLFTLLSAQFGPKQDDHVVIAAAAVELVHLATLYHDDVMDEADMRRGAESVNARWDNTIAILTGDFLFAHASRLVADLGTDAARIIAETFGELVTGQMRETVGPGPGDDAVAHYLTVIAQKTGSLIATSGRFGGMMSGAAEEHIEALRRFGDIIGTAFQISDDIIDIASPSAELGKAQGTDLREGVRTLPMLYALADPGTDPRLFELLSGPIGDDALVREALELLRASSGLERARVTLSDYAQRARAELTALPASPARDACESVADYLVARTH from the coding sequence GTGCCTTCCCCAGCCCCCGGGGCGGGATCCCTCCCCGCTGCGCCGGGTGGCGCCCTCGAGGACCTGCGGGCGTCGGTCGGCTTGCGCATCGCCGACGAAGCCCTGCTCCGTGCGATCGCCGGCGGGCTGGCCGACGTCGAGAAGCTGCTGCGCGAGGTCGTCCGCAGCGACGTCCAGGCCGTCAACGACGCCGCGTTGCACCTGGTCGAGGCGGGGGGCAAACGCTTCCGTCCGCTGTTCACGCTGCTGTCCGCGCAGTTCGGCCCCAAGCAGGACGACCACGTCGTGATCGCCGCCGCCGCGGTCGAGCTGGTGCACCTGGCCACGCTCTACCACGACGACGTCATGGACGAGGCCGACATGCGGCGCGGCGCCGAGAGCGTCAACGCCCGCTGGGACAACACCATCGCCATCCTGACCGGCGACTTCCTCTTCGCCCACGCCTCGCGCCTGGTCGCCGACCTGGGCACGGACGCCGCGCGGATCATCGCCGAGACCTTCGGCGAGCTGGTCACCGGGCAGATGCGCGAGACCGTCGGCCCCGGACCGGGTGACGACGCCGTCGCGCACTACCTCACCGTGATCGCGCAGAAGACCGGCTCGCTGATCGCCACGTCCGGCCGGTTCGGCGGGATGATGTCCGGCGCCGCCGAGGAGCACATCGAGGCGCTGCGCCGGTTCGGCGACATCATCGGCACCGCGTTCCAGATCTCCGACGACATCATCGACATCGCGTCGCCGTCGGCCGAGCTCGGCAAGGCGCAGGGCACCGACCTGCGCGAAGGCGTCCGGACGCTGCCCATGCTCTACGCGCTGGCCGACCCCGGGACCGACCCCCGGCTGTTCGAGCTGCTGTCCGGCCCGATCGGCGACGACGCCCTCGTCCGGGAGGCGCTGGAGCTGCTGCGCGCCAGTAGCGGACTCGAACGCGCGCGCGTCACCCTTTCCGACTACGCTCAGCGCGCGCGAGCCGAGCTCACCGCGCTGCCCGCGTCCCCCGCCCGGGACGCGTGCGAATCGGTTGCCGACTACCTGGTCGCGCGCACGCACTGA
- a CDS encoding VOC family protein, producing the protein MRPDSPFVFFDVRTADADGSKRFFAELLGWEATGPLLTSDGAPWGGLTELAPGDDRAPQWLPYAPVPDVDAAAAKAVALGGTLVRERTDLPVGSLVVVTDPGGAALVLFQAAETELR; encoded by the coding sequence ATGCGACCTGATTCACCTTTCGTGTTCTTCGACGTCCGCACCGCCGACGCCGACGGCAGCAAGCGCTTCTTCGCCGAGTTGCTGGGCTGGGAGGCGACCGGCCCCCTGCTGACGTCGGACGGCGCACCGTGGGGCGGCCTCACCGAACTGGCCCCCGGTGACGACCGGGCCCCGCAGTGGCTGCCCTACGCGCCGGTGCCCGATGTGGACGCCGCGGCCGCGAAAGCGGTGGCACTGGGCGGAACCCTCGTGCGCGAGCGCACCGACCTGCCGGTCGGCTCCCTGGTGGTCGTCACCGACCCCGGCGGCGCCGCCCTGGTCCTGTTCCAGGCGGCCGAAACGGAACTCAGGTGA